A section of the Clostridium felsineum DSM 794 genome encodes:
- the mraZ gene encoding division/cell wall cluster transcriptional repressor MraZ has protein sequence MFIGEYNHALDSKNRIIIPSKFREELGDNFILTKGLDGCLYVYPINEWKILEEKLKKLPLTNHNARAFVRFFFSGANEVTLDKQGRVLVPQNLIEYASINKEIISIGVSTRIEIWSKEKWVEYNEASVDMNEIAEKMSELGI, from the coding sequence GTGTTTATAGGAGAATATAATCATGCTTTGGATTCAAAAAATAGAATAATTATACCCTCTAAGTTTAGGGAAGAGCTTGGCGATAACTTTATTTTAACTAAAGGGTTAGATGGATGTCTTTATGTATATCCTATAAATGAATGGAAAATTCTTGAGGAAAAGTTAAAGAAACTTCCCCTGACTAATCATAATGCAAGGGCTTTTGTTAGGTTTTTCTTTTCAGGAGCAAATGAAGTTACTTTAGATAAGCAGGGAAGAGTACTTGTACCACAAAATTTAATAGAATATGCTTCAATAAATAAGGAAATTATAAGTATTGGAGTATCCACAAGAATAGAGATATGGAGCAAAGAAAAATGGGTAGAATACAATGAAGCAAGTGTGGATATGAATGAGATAGCAGAAAAAATGAGCGAACTTGGGATATAA
- the rsmH gene encoding 16S rRNA (cytosine(1402)-N(4))-methyltransferase RsmH → MEFNHVPVLLEETIENLDIKEDGIYVDCTLGGAGHSSEILKRLSDKGRLIGIDQDKDALKAASERLKDYKNFTFVHDNFSNIKSILEELRIDKVDGILADLGVSSYQLDEAERGFSYMNDAPLDMRMNRDNEFSAYDVVNVYDEEKLYSVIRNYGEEKFAKRIARFIVEKRSEGPINTTFELVEIIKAAIPAKFRRQGPHPAKRTFQAIRIEVNHELQILNKTIEDAVDKLEDGGRICIITFHSLEDRIIKNKYRELQDPCICPKDIPMCVCGKKPKIKIITRKPIEASSAELEYNPRSRSAKLRVAKKINL, encoded by the coding sequence ATGGAATTTAATCATGTTCCAGTATTATTGGAAGAAACTATAGAAAATTTAGACATAAAAGAAGATGGAATTTATGTGGATTGTACTCTTGGAGGAGCTGGTCATTCTTCTGAAATTTTAAAAAGACTTTCAGATAAAGGAAGATTAATAGGAATAGACCAGGATAAAGACGCACTTAAGGCTGCAAGTGAAAGACTTAAAGATTATAAGAATTTTACATTTGTACACGATAATTTTTCTAATATAAAAAGCATATTAGAGGAACTTAGAATAGATAAAGTTGATGGTATATTAGCGGATTTAGGAGTTTCCTCGTATCAGCTTGATGAGGCAGAAAGAGGCTTTAGTTATATGAATGATGCTCCTCTTGATATGAGAATGAATAGGGACAATGAATTTTCAGCTTATGATGTTGTTAATGTATATGACGAGGAGAAGCTTTATTCTGTAATAAGAAATTATGGAGAGGAAAAGTTTGCAAAGAGAATAGCTAGATTTATTGTAGAAAAAAGAAGTGAAGGACCAATAAATACAACCTTCGAGCTTGTGGAAATAATAAAAGCAGCAATTCCAGCAAAATTTAGAAGGCAGGGACCACATCCAGCAAAGAGAACTTTTCAAGCCATAAGAATAGAGGTAAATCATGAGCTTCAAATTTTAAACAAGACAATAGAAGATGCAGTAGATAAATTAGAGGATGGTGGAAGAATTTGTATAATAACATTTCATTCTCTTGAAGATAGAATTATTAAAAATAAGTATAGAGAACTTCAAGATCCATGTATATGCCCCAAAGATATACCTATGTGTGTGTGTGGAAAAAAACCTAAGATAAAAATAATCACACGAAAACCAATAGAAGCTTCTAGTGCTGAACTTGAATATAATCCTAGAAGTAGAAGTGCTAAACTCAGAGTAGCCAAAAAAATAAATTTGTAA
- a CDS encoding stage V sporulation protein D, protein MPKRILVDKATIRNRIFVVFLILTCLILLLCYSLFNVMVAKSVKYKKMAQEQWTSEVKISAKRGRILDRNEEELAISGNVYRVDLDLNTIKNSLEEKKMKMDELGDKLASALEMDKKDVLKQLNKRFKDGRPMGSAILTRRIDKAKANKVLAINVKGVMVSPDTKRYYPNSNFLSQVIGHTNSDGDGLTGVELKYNSYLKGKPGVRKAEIDKNSANLPYTISEYSKPLDGRDVVLTIDKNMQYFAEKYAQEALVNNKAKAVSIIIMNPKNGEILAMANNPDYDLNNPWDKSKSYDELQKSWRNRAVSDAFEPGSIFKVITSSAAMSLGVVHEDDKFHCGGSITVAKKTIHCWKRTGHGDETFVDILKNSCNVGFAELGERLGAKNLNDYINKFGFGKKTGIDLPGEARGIIRPTNKIGPVDLATIAFGQSNTVSMVQYMQAFNSVANGGYLITPHVMKEISHVENNKEVVDKEYTDYNKKRILDEGMTATLRGYLEKVVSEGGGKKAFIDGYHIAGKTGTAQKPNPNGGGYERGKYLASFVGMAPANDPKVTVMVSIDEPDPSNYYAGQISAPVGQKVFNDIFNYLGIKPDVSTSDAAKSMLKDVVIPNVRGMKKEDAMKTLKDLNIDSEVDGGGAYIANITPTPGITVKEGTKVVLYTSDTPNYNSNDVIVPNLTGYSKKEAEEVLKSLGLDFKISGDGVVETQSIDAGKQVNKGTSITLDLEDISD, encoded by the coding sequence TTGCCAAAAAGAATATTAGTTGATAAGGCTACTATTAGAAACAGAATTTTTGTTGTGTTTCTAATTTTAACTTGTTTAATACTGCTTTTGTGTTATAGTCTTTTTAATGTTATGGTTGCAAAATCTGTAAAGTATAAAAAAATGGCACAAGAACAGTGGACAAGTGAGGTTAAGATTTCAGCTAAAAGGGGAAGGATATTAGATAGGAATGAAGAAGAGCTAGCTATAAGTGGTAATGTCTATAGAGTAGATTTGGATTTAAATACTATAAAGAATTCCCTTGAAGAGAAAAAAATGAAAATGGACGAACTTGGAGATAAACTTGCCAGTGCACTAGAGATGGATAAAAAGGATGTTTTAAAGCAGCTTAATAAAAGATTTAAAGATGGAAGACCAATGGGATCAGCTATTTTAACAAGAAGAATAGATAAAGCTAAGGCTAACAAGGTATTAGCGATAAACGTAAAAGGAGTAATGGTATCTCCTGATACTAAAAGATATTATCCCAATAGTAACTTTTTATCACAGGTAATTGGACATACTAACTCTGATGGAGATGGATTAACTGGAGTAGAGCTTAAATATAACAGTTACTTAAAAGGTAAACCAGGGGTAAGAAAAGCAGAAATAGATAAAAATAGTGCAAATTTACCATACACAATATCTGAATATTCAAAACCGTTGGATGGCAGAGATGTTGTCCTTACTATAGATAAGAACATGCAATATTTCGCTGAAAAGTATGCTCAGGAGGCTTTAGTAAATAATAAGGCAAAGGCTGTTTCAATAATTATAATGAATCCTAAAAATGGCGAAATACTTGCTATGGCTAACAATCCAGATTATGATTTGAATAATCCTTGGGATAAAAGTAAGAGCTATGATGAACTTCAAAAAAGCTGGAGAAATAGAGCTGTAAGTGATGCTTTTGAACCTGGATCTATATTTAAGGTTATAACATCAAGTGCAGCTATGAGTTTAGGAGTGGTTCATGAGGATGATAAATTTCATTGCGGTGGAAGTATTACGGTAGCTAAAAAGACTATTCACTGTTGGAAAAGAACTGGCCATGGCGATGAGACCTTCGTTGATATCTTAAAGAACTCATGTAATGTAGGCTTTGCTGAATTAGGAGAAAGGCTTGGAGCCAAGAATCTTAATGACTATATAAATAAATTTGGTTTTGGAAAAAAGACGGGTATAGATCTTCCAGGAGAAGCAAGAGGCATAATTAGACCAACAAATAAAATAGGACCTGTAGATTTGGCTACAATAGCTTTTGGACAATCTAACACTGTATCCATGGTTCAATATATGCAGGCCTTTAATTCCGTAGCAAATGGAGGTTATTTAATAACACCACATGTAATGAAAGAAATAAGTCACGTAGAGAACAATAAGGAAGTTGTAGATAAGGAATATACCGATTATAATAAGAAAAGGATTTTGGATGAAGGTATGACAGCCACCTTAAGAGGATACCTTGAAAAGGTAGTATCAGAGGGTGGAGGTAAGAAGGCATTTATTGATGGATACCATATTGCAGGAAAAACAGGTACAGCTCAAAAACCAAATCCTAATGGTGGAGGGTATGAGCGTGGGAAGTATCTAGCATCCTTTGTTGGAATGGCACCAGCAAATGACCCTAAAGTTACGGTTATGGTTTCAATAGATGAACCAGATCCATCAAATTATTATGCAGGTCAAATTTCTGCGCCGGTAGGTCAAAAGGTTTTTAATGATATATTTAATTATTTAGGTATAAAGCCAGATGTATCAACTTCTGATGCAGCTAAAAGTATGCTTAAGGATGTTGTTATTCCGAATGTTCGTGGAATGAAGAAGGAAGACGCTATGAAGACGCTTAAGGATTTAAATATAGATTCAGAGGTTGATGGAGGAGGTGCTTATATAGCCAATATTACACCTACTCCAGGTATAACAGTAAAGGAAGGAACAAAAGTAGTACTTTACACAAGCGACACTCCTAATTATAATAGTAATGATGTTATAGTTCCAAATTTGACGGGATATAGCAAAAAAGAAGCAGAGGAAGTATTAAAAAGTCTTGGACTTGATTTTAAAATTTCAGGAGACGGTGTTGTAGAAACCCAGAGTATTGACGCAGGAAAGCAGGTCAATAAAGGCACAAGTATAACACTTGATTTAGAAGATATAAGTGATTAA
- a CDS encoding UDP-N-acetylmuramoyl-L-alanyl-D-glutamate--2,6-diaminopimelate ligase, giving the protein MKLKQILGDVEYELICGDLNVDIDNVNYDSRKVKEKGLFFCIEGYTSDGHAFIEKAVKNGAGAIVCTKVPEKLPNCTVIKVKDGRKAMALLGAAFYGNPALKLKLIGITGTNGKTTSTYMMKSMLESSGYKVGLIGTIANYIGDKKIESHRTTPESLELQELFRDMVNEGIEYCVMEVSSHSLYLSRVYGISFNQGIFTNLTQDHLDFHKTFENYYKAKMILFENSKNSIINIDDTYGKRVFDDVNNNKITYGLTNEADLRAENLKMTSRGTEFDLCYKDLKEHVKINIPGKYNVYNALGSVAALLNEGISMEKVKEGLKNLSSVPGRCEIVTHNTNVNFDVVLDYAHTPDGLEKVLKASREFTKGRLISVFGCGGDRDKTKRPIMGKIGAELSDIAVITSDNPRSEKPEEIIKDIVGGIKGNNYVIVENRKEAIKKAMLMAKKDDVIVLAGKGHENYQILGDKTIHFDEKEIVSEFIKELF; this is encoded by the coding sequence ATGAAATTAAAACAAATACTTGGTGATGTAGAATATGAACTTATATGTGGAGATTTGAACGTAGACATTGATAATGTAAATTATGATTCTAGAAAAGTTAAGGAAAAAGGATTGTTTTTTTGCATTGAGGGGTACACAAGTGACGGTCATGCATTTATAGAAAAAGCTGTAAAAAATGGTGCAGGGGCTATAGTGTGTACTAAAGTTCCTGAAAAACTTCCTAATTGTACTGTTATTAAAGTTAAGGATGGAAGAAAAGCTATGGCTTTATTGGGTGCTGCTTTCTATGGTAATCCAGCGCTTAAATTAAAGCTTATAGGAATTACAGGAACCAATGGAAAAACTACTTCTACATATATGATGAAGTCCATGCTTGAAAGTTCTGGTTATAAGGTTGGGCTTATAGGAACTATTGCAAATTACATAGGAGATAAAAAAATAGAAAGTCATAGAACAACACCTGAGTCTCTTGAACTTCAGGAATTGTTTAGAGATATGGTGAATGAAGGAATAGAATATTGTGTTATGGAGGTTTCATCACACTCTTTATATCTATCTAGGGTATATGGAATTTCTTTTAATCAGGGTATATTCACAAATTTAACACAGGATCATTTAGATTTTCATAAGACTTTTGAAAATTATTATAAGGCGAAGATGATACTATTTGAAAACAGTAAAAATTCAATAATAAATATTGATGATACTTATGGTAAAAGAGTTTTTGATGATGTAAACAATAATAAAATAACATATGGTCTTACAAATGAAGCTGATTTAAGAGCTGAAAACTTAAAGATGACCTCTAGAGGAACAGAATTTGATTTATGTTATAAGGACTTAAAGGAGCATGTTAAAATAAATATACCAGGAAAGTATAATGTATATAATGCTTTAGGAAGTGTAGCTGCTTTACTTAATGAAGGAATAAGTATGGAAAAGGTAAAGGAAGGTCTTAAAAATTTATCATCTGTTCCAGGAAGATGTGAAATAGTTACACATAATACTAATGTTAATTTTGACGTGGTTTTGGATTATGCTCATACTCCAGATGGACTTGAAAAAGTACTTAAGGCTTCAAGAGAATTTACAAAAGGTAGACTCATTTCTGTATTTGGTTGTGGTGGTGACAGAGATAAAACTAAAAGACCAATTATGGGCAAGATAGGCGCAGAACTTAGTGATATTGCAGTTATAACATCGGATAATCCTAGAAGTGAAAAACCAGAAGAAATAATAAAAGATATAGTAGGTGGCATTAAAGGCAATAATTATGTTATAGTAGAGAATAGAAAAGAAGCAATAAAAAAAGCTATGCTTATGGCTAAGAAGGATGATGTAATAGTATTAGCAGGTAAAGGACATGAAAACTATCAAATACTAGGTGATAAAACTATCCATTTTGATGAAAAAGAGATTGTTTCAGAATTTATAAAGGAGCTGTTTTAA
- a CDS encoding UDP-N-acetylmuramoyl-tripeptide--D-alanyl-D-alanine ligase, with product MENLTFDEIAKAINGKIILKGNKDIFNNISIDTRKLVEGSVFIAINGENFNGNKFVHNAVEKGAALCIVDEIHFEKDSFNKDVSVLLVEDTKKALLDLAEFYRSTLEIKIVAITGSTGKTSTKDITASVLKSKFKVFKTSGNFNNEIGLPLMIFNLDKSYEVAVLEMGMNHFEEIHNMAKAARPDIALITNIGISHIENLKSRENILKAKLEITDFFTKDSTLIVNSDNDLLGKHSFDNINTVKTSLNCLGDLNAEDVKLGEESSAFKVRDESLTLNMPGKHNIENAMLAIAAALKLGMSFDEIRKGLKKLELTSMRLDIVNGDNITIVDDSYNASPDSMKAAIEVTKNLKGTRKIAVLGTMRELGEKSYEAHKEVGSFAKENNIDELLIVGEFKEAYLAGYENEKNFKGFETNEELLKFVKNDIKKGDVFLVKASRLMKFENIVAKLKELDKEI from the coding sequence GTGGAGAATTTGACGTTTGATGAAATTGCAAAGGCGATAAATGGAAAGATCATTTTAAAAGGAAATAAGGATATATTTAATAATATAAGTATAGATACTAGAAAGTTAGTGGAAGGCTCTGTTTTTATTGCAATTAATGGTGAAAACTTTAACGGAAATAAGTTTGTACATAATGCAGTAGAAAAAGGAGCGGCACTTTGTATTGTTGATGAAATTCATTTTGAAAAGGATTCTTTTAATAAGGATGTATCCGTTTTATTGGTTGAGGACACAAAAAAAGCTCTTTTAGACTTAGCTGAATTCTATAGAAGTACTCTTGAAATTAAGATAGTTGCAATAACAGGATCTACTGGAAAAACTTCAACAAAAGATATTACTGCGTCAGTTCTTAAAAGTAAATTTAAAGTATTTAAAACATCAGGAAACTTCAATAACGAAATAGGACTTCCACTTATGATATTTAACCTAGATAAAAGTTATGAAGTTGCTGTACTTGAAATGGGAATGAATCATTTTGAAGAAATACACAATATGGCAAAGGCTGCAAGACCGGATATAGCCCTTATAACTAATATAGGAATATCCCATATTGAAAATCTTAAAAGTAGAGAAAATATACTTAAGGCAAAGCTTGAAATAACAGATTTCTTTACAAAAGATAGTACACTTATTGTAAACTCAGATAATGACCTTTTAGGAAAACATAGCTTTGATAATATTAATACAGTTAAAACATCTTTAAATTGCTTAGGTGATTTAAATGCTGAAGATGTAAAGCTTGGTGAAGAATCTTCAGCATTTAAAGTAAGAGATGAAAGCTTAACGCTAAATATGCCAGGAAAACACAATATTGAAAATGCCATGTTAGCTATTGCTGCGGCACTAAAGCTTGGAATGAGTTTTGATGAAATTAGAAAGGGATTAAAAAAGCTTGAGCTTACTTCTATGAGACTTGATATTGTAAATGGTGATAATATAACAATTGTTGATGATTCATATAATGCAAGTCCTGATTCTATGAAAGCAGCTATTGAAGTTACAAAGAATCTTAAAGGTACTAGAAAAATAGCAGTGCTTGGAACTATGAGAGAGCTCGGAGAAAAATCATATGAAGCACATAAAGAGGTTGGAAGCTTTGCAAAAGAAAATAATATAGATGAACTCTTAATAGTGGGGGAATTTAAAGAAGCTTATTTGGCTGGGTATGAAAATGAAAAAAACTTTAAGGGATTTGAAACTAACGAAGAACTTTTGAAGTTTGTTAAGAATGACATAAAAAAGGGAGATGTATTTTTAGTAAAAGCATCTAGACTTATGAAATTTGAAAATATAGTTGCAAAACTTAAAGAACTAGATAAGGAGATATAA
- the mraY gene encoding phospho-N-acetylmuramoyl-pentapeptide-transferase, whose product MGVIIYSVLISFLFSILQGPLLIPILHRLKFGQPIRDDGPKSHMKKAGTPTMGGIIFITTAVIAMVIMRKNLNSNAVFAFICFFAFAMIGLVDDLLKIIHKKNEGLTSNQKFLLQIIFSAGIAYYAYIRFGSDTFIPFFKITWTMPPIVYMAAVVFYFVAVTNAVNLTDGLDGLASSITILVVTFFTVVSYSWHQYELSVFCGIIVGILLGFLKYNSYPAQIFMGDTGSLGLGGAVAAIALVLKLPLLVIIVGGIYVIEVLSDIIQVSCYKLTGKRVFKMAPIHHHFEKLGWHETKVVSVFSIVTVILCLIAFLSLI is encoded by the coding sequence ATGGGAGTTATCATTTATTCAGTACTAATTTCATTTCTATTTTCAATACTTCAAGGACCACTTTTAATACCCATACTACACAGATTGAAATTTGGTCAACCAATACGTGATGATGGTCCTAAAAGCCATATGAAAAAAGCTGGAACACCTACTATGGGTGGAATTATATTTATAACTACAGCTGTTATTGCTATGGTTATAATGAGAAAAAATCTTAATAGTAATGCCGTATTTGCGTTTATATGTTTTTTTGCATTTGCAATGATAGGTCTTGTAGATGATTTACTTAAAATTATTCATAAAAAAAATGAAGGACTTACTTCAAATCAAAAGTTCCTCCTTCAAATTATATTTTCTGCAGGTATTGCATATTATGCATATATACGTTTTGGAAGTGACACTTTTATACCATTCTTTAAAATAACATGGACAATGCCGCCTATAGTATATATGGCAGCTGTTGTATTTTACTTTGTTGCTGTTACAAATGCTGTAAATCTTACTGATGGTTTAGATGGACTTGCATCATCAATAACAATATTAGTTGTAACTTTCTTTACAGTAGTAAGTTATTCTTGGCATCAATATGAATTATCAGTATTCTGTGGAATTATTGTAGGTATACTTTTAGGCTTTTTAAAATATAACTCATATCCTGCACAAATTTTTATGGGTGATACTGGTTCATTAGGGCTAGGCGGAGCTGTTGCAGCAATTGCTTTGGTATTAAAATTACCATTGTTGGTTATAATTGTAGGTGGAATATATGTTATTGAAGTACTATCGGATATAATTCAAGTAAGCTGTTATAAACTTACAGGAAAAAGAGTATTTAAAATGGCACCAATACATCATCACTTTGAAAAACTTGGATGGCATGAAACAAAAGTTGTTTCGGTATTTTCAATTGTGACAGTTATATTGTGTCTCATAGCTTTTCTATCGTTAATTTAA
- the ftsW gene encoding putative lipid II flippase FtsW translates to MSKPKLLQKVEVDFVLFATVLLLVAIGVIMIYSASSYSALNSSMYNYDDMFFLKKQGVWAIGSIIILLIVEKIDYHLLKKITSKLIVITIILLLVVLAFPPINGAYRWIRIGPFGNLQPSEIAKYVIVLVLAKAIEKNGDKIKKFVPNFVAYLFIAIMFAGLVYVEKNLSIATVIMVVSLIVMFVGGAKLRHIVSIFVAMVPAGLFFITAESYRYKRFMTFRNPWKDSQGVGYQLCQSLLALGSGGLKGLGFGQSRQKCYYIPEPYNDFIFSIIGEELGLIGCIFIIILFIVLIQRGIKIAMNAKDTYGMLLAVGITSVIAVQAIINIAVVTGSMPVTGVPLPFISYGGSSLLFNLIAMGILLNISSQGNK, encoded by the coding sequence ATGTCAAAACCAAAACTACTTCAAAAGGTTGAAGTTGATTTTGTGCTTTTTGCAACTGTGCTTTTACTTGTAGCAATTGGTGTAATTATGATCTATAGTGCTAGTTCATATAGTGCACTCAATAGTTCAATGTATAATTATGATGATATGTTTTTTTTAAAGAAGCAGGGTGTATGGGCTATAGGAAGTATAATAATACTTTTAATAGTAGAAAAAATAGATTATCATCTACTAAAAAAAATAACATCAAAGTTAATTGTAATAACTATAATTCTTCTTTTAGTAGTTTTAGCGTTTCCTCCTATAAATGGAGCATATAGATGGATAAGGATAGGACCTTTTGGAAATCTTCAACCATCTGAAATAGCAAAATATGTTATAGTACTTGTACTTGCAAAGGCTATTGAAAAAAATGGCGATAAAATTAAAAAATTCGTTCCTAATTTTGTAGCATATCTTTTTATTGCTATTATGTTTGCAGGACTTGTTTATGTTGAAAAGAATCTTAGTATAGCAACTGTAATAATGGTTGTTAGTTTGATAGTTATGTTTGTAGGAGGAGCTAAACTAAGGCATATTGTTTCAATATTTGTTGCAATGGTGCCGGCGGGTTTGTTCTTTATAACAGCTGAAAGTTACAGATATAAAAGGTTTATGACCTTCAGAAATCCTTGGAAAGATTCTCAAGGAGTTGGATATCAGCTTTGTCAGTCTCTTTTGGCACTAGGCTCAGGAGGACTTAAAGGATTAGGGTTTGGACAGTCAAGACAAAAGTGTTATTACATACCAGAACCATATAATGACTTTATATTTTCTATAATAGGAGAAGAATTGGGTCTTATAGGCTGTATTTTTATTATAATATTGTTTATTGTTTTAATACAAAGGGGTATTAAAATTGCAATGAATGCAAAAGATACTTATGGTATGCTACTGGCAGTTGGAATAACATCCGTAATAGCTGTACAGGCAATAATAAATATAGCAGTTGTAACAGGATCAATGCCTGTTACAGGAGTACCGCTTCCGTTTATAAGTTATGGTGGATCCTCACTTCTTTTTAATCTAATAGCTATGGGGATACTACTTAATATATCATCTCAAGGAAATAAGTAA
- a CDS encoding cell division protein FtsQ/DivIB, whose amino-acid sequence MKEVNEYIVKRRKRRRRKRMVIFFLILICVLVTLCLKLPYFNIKYITVEGNKIIKSDNIIENSGLTKGNNIFYLNLNKYKDNILQNPYIKDVSVKQKLPNTIDIIVKERQSVFYINKDSNYFIIDKNGVLLEIRNNISGMNLIKLDGVNLKSNKLGNKIPCDSRRLDVINKITSISINDSKLKITDVDMSNILNLKVYFKDMCVVIGTPDDIYNKINEAVNVISSQKLNDKKGYVDVSFKGNPVYSVQQ is encoded by the coding sequence ATGAAAGAGGTAAATGAGTACATAGTTAAAAGAAGAAAGAGAAGAAGAAGAAAAAGAATGGTAATATTTTTTCTTATACTAATATGCGTACTTGTAACATTGTGTTTAAAGTTGCCGTATTTTAATATAAAATATATAACTGTAGAAGGAAATAAAATAATTAAATCCGATAATATTATAGAAAATTCTGGACTAACAAAGGGTAACAATATTTTTTATTTGAATTTAAATAAATATAAGGATAATATTTTGCAAAATCCATATATTAAAGATGTTTCAGTAAAGCAAAAATTGCCAAATACTATTGATATTATTGTAAAAGAAAGGCAATCGGTTTTTTATATAAACAAGGACTCAAACTATTTTATTATCGATAAAAATGGTGTATTATTGGAAATAAGGAATAATATATCAGGAATGAATTTGATAAAATTAGATGGAGTTAATTTAAAAAGTAATAAACTAGGAAATAAAATTCCCTGTGACTCACGAAGACTAGATGTAATAAATAAGATAACAAGTATATCCATAAACGACAGTAAATTGAAAATTACAGATGTGGACATGTCCAATATTTTGAATTTAAAGGTATATTTTAAAGATATGTGTGTAGTTATTGGAACTCCTGACGATATATATAATAAAATAAATGAAGCTGTTAATGTGATTAGTTCTCAAAAATTAAATGATAAAAAGGGATATGTTGATGTGAGTTTTAAAGGAAATCCCGTATATTCTGTCCAGCAGTAG
- a CDS encoding DUF881 domain-containing protein, which produces MKKFGAQIGVAFVCCILGFMIAHQLKIVSFQETKQNTGMESTEISEEVNKLSKEKEDLTKKVNELQSKVKGYQNAAASSSSMNKQIVDELNISNMLTGSVDVTGPGIILEITPQKISSSTNNNQGQTDVITGENLLYLINELNFSQAEAISINDIRITSMTGIRSSSGGSDIFVGDDRISPYEKITIKAIGDSKLLYSALSYPGVLSSVPSGYKADYNKYQSIKISKSNKVIKFDYAKPVSK; this is translated from the coding sequence ATGAAAAAATTTGGAGCTCAGATTGGAGTTGCTTTTGTATGTTGTATTTTGGGATTTATGATAGCCCATCAACTTAAAATTGTAAGCTTTCAAGAGACAAAACAGAATACAGGTATGGAAAGTACAGAAATCTCAGAAGAGGTAAATAAGCTTAGTAAAGAAAAGGAAGACCTAACCAAAAAAGTGAATGAGCTTCAAAGTAAAGTAAAGGGATATCAAAATGCGGCAGCTAGTAGCAGTTCTATGAACAAACAAATAGTGGATGAACTTAATATAAGTAATATGCTTACTGGGAGTGTTGATGTTACAGGTCCTGGAATAATACTTGAAATAACTCCTCAAAAGATATCATCTTCTACTAATAATAATCAAGGTCAAACTGATGTTATAACAGGAGAAAATCTATTGTATCTTATTAACGAACTTAATTTTTCACAGGCAGAAGCAATATCTATAAACGATATTAGAATAACTTCAATGACTGGAATAAGAAGTTCAAGTGGAGGATCAGATATATTTGTAGGAGATGATAGGATATCCCCCTATGAAAAAATAACAATTAAGGCTATAGGTGATAGTAAACTTCTTTATTCTGCTCTTTCTTATCCAGGAGTACTTTCAAGTGTACCCTCCGGTTATAAAGCCGACTATAATAAATATCAAAGTATTAAGATAAGCAAATCGAACAAAGTTATAAAATTCGATTATGCTAAACCTGTAAGTAAATAG
- a CDS encoding small basic family protein, with protein MIAVFGLLVGIIIGVVWNVPIPDKFSPYISVAIFACLDSVFGAIRAGLGKQFKADIFISGFFGNAVLSVALVYLGDKLGLPIYLAAVIVFGTRIFNNFAEIRRKLIELAKNR; from the coding sequence GTGATTGCAGTTTTTGGATTATTAGTTGGTATAATAATAGGAGTTGTATGGAATGTACCAATTCCTGATAAATTTTCGCCATACATTTCGGTAGCTATTTTTGCTTGTCTAGATTCAGTATTTGGTGCAATAAGAGCTGGTCTAGGTAAACAGTTTAAGGCTGATATATTTATATCTGGATTTTTTGGAAATGCAGTTTTATCTGTGGCATTAGTGTATTTAGGTGATAAATTAGGACTTCCAATATATTTGGCAGCAGTAATTGTATTTGGTACTAGAATTTTTAACAATTTTGCAGAAATAAGAAGGAAACTCATAGAACTAGCTAAAAATCGTTAA